The Desulfatibacillum aliphaticivorans DSM 15576 DNA window GTCCGTTGACGCGATGACAGCGCTTCCGTCCTCGGACTTTATGGCGCCCTTCCCCACCCGGACCATGGTCTTTGCTGACTCCACTTTTGGAGGCTCGATTTGCTGGCCGAAAACGTCCATGCCGGGGACGCCTTGCGAGCCCTCCACAACCCTGGCGATGACGTCCCCCTTCTGAACCTGGGGAATTTCCCCCCGATCCTTGAAGTCCAGCTCCCCCCCTTCTTTGATTTTGCCGACCTTAAGGGGATCAATATCAAAAAGGTATTCAATGTGCCGGGCGGTTCCGGGGACGGCCGGCGCGCCCTGGGCGACCGCTGCAGGCTCGCCATCGGCCCTTGCCTTTTCTATGGCCTGGGCAATTTCTTCCTGGCCGGCAATCCCGTGGATGATGTTGCGGGCGTCCAGAAGATCCAGGACCTTTTCGGGCGTAATTGCAGGCGCTTCCGGGTCTGTGCATACCAATGCCGCTTCCATGTCGTCATGGAATATTTCGATTTCCCAGCCGTGTTCCTGGCGACGAACCGCTCTTCCTTCCTGGGAAGGATCAAGGTTCTGCACGCCTCTTATTGGCCTGGAATCATCAATACTTTCTATTTTGCCGGTTCCGTCCGGCGATGCTTCAGAGGCCATCCTTCGCCCCCGCCATTTGCGTGATATAGGTTGTAAAAAGACTTTTCCGCCGCCCGGCCCGCAGGCCGTTGCAAGGCTAAATTACCTAATGCAATCATGGCGCCATCCCATTAATTTTACATTGTTTTTTAACTTCATGGCGACCTGAATGCATTATATTGGGCCTTAAAGCGATTAATCGCCCCAACGACGCATTTGCTTGTATAGAACGCCTTATTTTTGCTACACTAAGAAATGATCCAGTTTCAATCAATCTCCACATCCGTTAAATGATCCAGAACAAATATTTGTGTGTACGTTCTTTGTCTTAAACCCACCGTGCAGAATTCTTGCTGCAGAAAGGACGCATCATGCATTACAGCGACAAACCCTGGCTCAAACATTACGACCCCGGCATAGAAGCTGACATTGAAATTCCTTCTCTCTCTTACAGGGATATTCTGGACCAGGGACTGACCCGGTTTCCCGACAAACCCGCTTTATTCTTCATGGGAAAAGCAATCACATTCAAAGACCTGGACCGGATGTCCGCCCGGTTTGCGGCCCATCTGGCGAAATGCGGATACGGCGTCGGCGACGTGGCGGGGATTCATATGCCCAACATCCCCCAATACCTGATCGCCCTGGCCGGAATTCAAAGGGCGGGCATGGCGGCCACCGGCATATCCATGCTGCTCAAACCCAGGGAGCTGGCCCACCAGCTCAACGATTCGGGCGCCAAGGTTCTTGTCACCCTGGATGTTTTCTTTGAGCAGACCCTGTGGGAAATCAGGGATCAGGTTCCGGCCTTGGAAAAGGTGTATTACGCCAATGTGGGGGACTTTATGCCTTTTGTGAAAAAATCCCTGGGCGCCGCCCTGAAAAAAATCCCCACCGGCCTGATCCAGCCCATATCCGGAAAGACCGTGGAGCCCATTCTAACCATTCTCAAGGAGGGGGACCCGACGCCCCCCAAGGTTTCGGTGAAACCGGAAGACACTTGCCTTATCCAGTACACCGGCGGCACCACCGGCCTGCCCAAGGGCGTGGTGCTGACCCACCGTAACATTGTGGCCAACGTGGAGCAGCAGGTGCGGTGGAGCAAATTTGAAAACGGAAAAGACGTGTTTTGCTCCGGCTTTCCGTTCTTCCATATGGCCGGCAAGATGATGGGCATGGCAGCCATGTCCACCAGCAACGCCCAGTGCCTGATTCCGGACCCCAGAAACACCAAGCACATCGCCAGCGAAATCAAAGCCCACAAGGCCACGGTCCTGGTCAACGTACCCACTTTGTACCAAATGCTTTTGGATGAACCGGCTTTTAAATCCCTGGATTTTTCCAATGTGCGAATGTGCGTGTCCGGCGCCGCGCCTTTTTCCGTGGACGCCATCAAGCGGTTTGAAGCCCTTGTGGGGAAAGGCAAGGTGATCGAGGTGTACGGCATGACGGAAACTTCGCCCCTTTCAACCTCCAATCCCCATGTGAATCCAAAAAAAATCGGCTCCGTGGGCATGCCCCTGCCCAACACGGACATCATGATTATGGACGTGGAGACCGGAACCCAGGAAATGCCCTTTGGGGAAGAGGGGGAAATCGTGGTCAGCGGCCCCCAAGTCATGGCCGGATACCACAACAAACCTCACGAAACCAGCCACGCCCTGCGCGAGCACGACGGCAAGATTTGGATGCACACCGGCGACGTTGGCCGTATGGATGAAGACGGATACATCTATCTGGTGGACCGGGCCAAGGACATGCTTATTGTGGGCGGATACAAAGTATTTTCCCGCGAAGTGGAAGAGGTTCTTTCCAATATTCCCAGCGTGGAACTGTGCGCCATCATAGGAATTCCCAACCCGGAAAGGCCGGGCAGCGAAACCGTAAAGGCGGTGGTGCAGCTTGCGGTGGAGTATCTTGAGCGCGACAGGGGTCAGTTGAAAGAAGAAATCCTTGCTTATTGCCGGGAAAATATGTCACCTTACAAAGTGCCCAAAATTGTAGAATTCGTGGATGCTATACCCCTTACCGCCGTGGGCAAGGTGGACAAAAAGGCGCTACGCCCTCCCAAGCAATAAGGACAGGTTTATGAAAATTCATTCCATTCAGGCGCGCGACCTGCCTGATCTTTGGTTTCAAGCCGTACACGACATTTTGGACCATGGAAGCCGTTTTGTGATCGACCGGGGCTCTTACGCCGGACAAACCCGGCTGGAGTACGACTATTTCACCGGACATGTAAAGTTTCCCGGAACCCAACCCCTGCTGCCGGACATTCCGCCGGCCTGCGGCATCCCCAACCCCGTGGAGCATGATTACATCTACGGCGGAGAAGGTTATGAGCGCTCTTACATAGAATACCTCATGACCCCCCATAAGGAGGAAGGGGAATCCTACACCTACGGGGAACGCCTGACCGGCGCGCCCATCACGGGCGACAAGCTGGACTGGTGGCAGGCCCAAAACAAGGAGATCATCGACTTCCGGGAGCCTGACGGCAAAGTGGTCTACGAAAAAGACGGCCGGCTTTACCTGAACCAAATCGAATGGATTATCCAAACCTACAAGAATTTCGGGCACCGAAACAACCAGATGGTCCTGCAGGTGGCCCATCCCTCGGACCTGACCCTGCTCGACCCTCCCTGCCTGCGCTCCATTGACACCCGCATCCAGGATGGAACCCTGCACTTTTTCGTGTACTTCAGGTCCTGGGACTTGTGGGGAGGCCTCCCGGCCAACCTGGCGGGAATCCAGAACCTCAAGGAGTACATGGCCACGGAGATCGGCGTCAAGGACGGGGAAATGGTCGTGGAAAGCAAAGGCCTCCACCTGTACGGCTACGCCGAAGACCTAGCCAAGCTCCGCTGCCTGAGAGACTAAACCAATATTAACATCAAACAGGGCCTTTTCTCCAAAATAGAGAAAAGGCCCTGTAAAAAACCGGCCACCAAAGGCAAACTGCAAAAAAGCAGAAAAGCGTACCTCCGGCGGGTCGCTTTTTTGAAAAAAAGCTCCGCAAAAAACCTTTAAAAGGCGACTCGCGCAGGGCGTCTTTCAAAATCGTAACTTAAGTTGAGCCCAGCCAAACTCAACAAATTCAAGGACATTTAAAGTAGTTGGGCCTCCCAGGCAGAGCAGTATCCCGCCGTGATCATGCAGCGACATGTAGGTCGGATTACGCGGAGCCAGGATAGAGGTCCAGACAAGACGGGGTTAAAATTTCCATAAAAAGTGATAGACGCCCATCCCTTCATGCGGAGCAATCCGACAAGACAGAGGATAATCGGGAGGCTGTGTTTCCAATGCATTTGGGCAGCCCTGGCAGAGTCCCTGCTTTACGCCGCCGGGCTCGCGTAGGGACATTTGGTTCAAACAAAGAGATTGTGGATAACCCGCAACTTGGCTGAGTTGGCAATGCTTACAAACCAACGGCATTTCCACCGTCTCGCCGCCGTTTTTGCTAAAATATGGCCCCTATGTAATGAAAAATAATATATGATTTCAAAAAGATATAGAGTTAGTGACTTATTAAGGGACGTCCCCCTGAATTTCCCATGATTTCATAATCATATAGAGTTAGTGACTTATTAAGGGACGTCCCCCGGAACGTTCAAAAGTCAAAATCACCCTTGACAGGAGGCATTATAGGATGTCTCCAAGAATTCATTGGGTGTCCCCGAAAACACAACGATCATCGATATTGTTTTTCAATTTTACTTCCCAATTTACCCCATTTGAATTCGATTTCATTTTTCCGCAAGAAATTGACAAATCGTTTTTCGTTATTCCACCCTACATATATTTGTCCATCAATCAGTTCAAAATAAACGTACATACCCAAGCGGATATTGTCTATATTTGCAAGAGGAACGCAAATAGGTTCCTTTTTATAAAATATCCAGAATATTACCTTTTCAGCATCTATATCATATATTAGTTTGTAGACCGTCTTCCTCAGAGCGACTCTGGCAAACAGATAAAGAGCAATAAAAATAGCGGGTATTATAGAAACTGAGGCTTTAGGCAAAATGAGAGTCCCCCCTGAAAACAGTTTCCCAAAAGAAATGCTCTCAAAAACAGCAAGGCCAAACCAAGCAATTAAAAGTATTTTTCCTAAATGGCTTAAAAATGTTGCATTAAATCCAACGTCAAAAACATACTTGGCACAATCATCTTCACTATTGCAGTTCATATCAACCGCCCCTTCAAATAAATAGGTAATATGAGGGGAGAAGGCTTCTCCCCTCGTTTTCATAAACTTATGGCGTATAAGCCCCATCGTCACTTTCATTCGATGATCCGGTATTCCCTGAGCCAGTATAATCTGAGTCATCAGATCTTCCACAAGAGTCTCCTGCTTTATCTTTATGCCCCTGGCCTTGAACCGAATTGACGGTGTCTGAGGGGGTACTAGTTGTATTTCCATGCGATTGATCTGTTGCGGTCTGGTCATCCCCTGGCTTATTTTTGTCCTTCTTTTGTGTTGAAGAGGCTACGCTGTTATCATAGGACTCTAAACCAACATTTACCGTCGCCGCAACAGTGTTATAGGTAGCAGGAACAGTTGTAGTTGCGATTGCTTCTCCTAATTTAGCCTCCGCTGCGGTCATTGTGCCGGATGTACAAGCGTTTTTGGCTGCTGTAGTCATTCCTCCTGATGCGAGGCCATTTCCTATATCCATCGCCTGGGCCTTTAGATCTCCGGCTTGGTTTATCGCTTCAGCATAGGGATCGGTTTCATCATTGTTATCGTAGGCTGCATCAATAAACCCGGTGGTGGCTCGCCCGGCCAAACCTCCATAGTAAGAAGCAGCCATTGATGATAGTGCAGGGTTAGCAGTTCCCGTTACGGCTCCAACGCCAAATCCAACCAGTCCACCGACAATACCTCCTGCAATTTTGCTTGATAGACTCTTGCCGTTAGCAATTCCACTAAGTGCACCGCAAAAGCCCCCAACTGCCGCCCCTATCCCTGCTCCTGCAAAGCCAAAATGCCCACTAGGATCAGTGTATCTTAATGGATTATTCCGGCAATAGGCGTAGGGATTGAGCTGTTGGGGATCGTATAGATTGGGTATCAAAGAATCCGGGCTGATGAACCGGCCGATGGCGGGATCATAATGCCTGGCGTCGTAATTGTAAAGGCCCGTGGACTCGTCCAGTTCCTGGTCCGTGTATTTGTAGGGCGTGGGAGTTGCCACAGATCCGGTGTAAAAGCGGTCCTCGCCGAAGGGCCGGTAGTCGGCCTGTTCCACCACGGCGCCGGAGTCGTCCGTCACCACGGTGGAGCTTCCCAGATGATCCTTGGAAAAATACTGGACGCCCTCGCCGTCCGTGATCTTGGCGATGCGCCTGTCCGCGCCGAAGATGTACTTGGTCGCCACGCCGTCCTTGACTTCATACAGGCTGCCTGCGTAAAAGGTCGTGCTTTCGCCCACCACTTCCTTGCGCACCCGGGCGCCGTTTCCGTCATAATAGAAATTGGTGGTCACATCCGGCTGGCCGGACACGGATTTCACCACCTGGGTTGGCATGTTGTCCGCGTTATAGTCAATGGCCAGGGTGGCGCTGATGCTGCCGGCGCCTTCTAACTTGGGACACGCCGTGATGTTGCCGTTGGCGTCGTAGGAGTAGTTATATACGGTTCCGCCCGCCGTCACCGTATCCAGCTTGTGGGTGACGCTGTTGTACGCATAAATCATGGACGATCCGTCCTGGGATTTGGTCAGGATGTTGCCTATGGAGTCGTAGGTCCAGGCCATGGAGCCCGTGGTGGAGGCCTCGCTTGTCAGCCGGTGCAGGTCGTCGTAGGCGTAGGTGTAGGCGTGGCTCCGCATGTTGTCGGTGATGGAGGCGATATTGCCGCCGTCCGTATAGGTATAGGCGTAATTCTGGTAATCGGTCGCGCCGTAGGAGGTCTGGATGGCCATGAGCCGCGTGGAATCCGGGTCGTAGGTATGCTCCGTGGTCACGCCGTTGGCGTAGTCCACCTTTTTTTTTGGGGGGTAGCCCTGGCAGAGCAGTATCCCGCCGTGATCATGCAGCGACATGTAGGTCGGATTACGCGAAGCCAGGATTGGGCTCCGGACAAGGCGGGGTAAAAATTTCCATAAAAAGTGATAGACGCCCATCCCTTCATGCGGAGCAATCCGACGCCATGGAGGATATTTGGGAGGATGCGTTTCCAACGCATTTGGGCAGCCCTGGCAGCGTCCTTGCTTTACGCCACAGGGATCGCGGAGCGGCATTTTATTCAACCGAAGAGATCGTGGATAGCCTGCAACTTGGCTGAGTTGGCAATGCGTACAAACCAAAGGCATTTCCTCCCGTCTCGCCGCCTTGGGTATACCAAATTCGTCCGCCATCCATGTCAACTTGATCAAAAATAACACGTGATTTCAATGAGATT harbors:
- a CDS encoding AMP-binding protein, which produces MHYSDKPWLKHYDPGIEADIEIPSLSYRDILDQGLTRFPDKPALFFMGKAITFKDLDRMSARFAAHLAKCGYGVGDVAGIHMPNIPQYLIALAGIQRAGMAATGISMLLKPRELAHQLNDSGAKVLVTLDVFFEQTLWEIRDQVPALEKVYYANVGDFMPFVKKSLGAALKKIPTGLIQPISGKTVEPILTILKEGDPTPPKVSVKPEDTCLIQYTGGTTGLPKGVVLTHRNIVANVEQQVRWSKFENGKDVFCSGFPFFHMAGKMMGMAAMSTSNAQCLIPDPRNTKHIASEIKAHKATVLVNVPTLYQMLLDEPAFKSLDFSNVRMCVSGAAPFSVDAIKRFEALVGKGKVIEVYGMTETSPLSTSNPHVNPKKIGSVGMPLPNTDIMIMDVETGTQEMPFGEEGEIVVSGPQVMAGYHNKPHETSHALREHDGKIWMHTGDVGRMDEDGYIYLVDRAKDMLIVGGYKVFSREVEEVLSNIPSVELCAIIGIPNPERPGSETVKAVVQLAVEYLERDRGQLKEEILAYCRENMSPYKVPKIVEFVDAIPLTAVGKVDKKALRPPKQ
- a CDS encoding thymidylate synthase yields the protein MKIHSIQARDLPDLWFQAVHDILDHGSRFVIDRGSYAGQTRLEYDYFTGHVKFPGTQPLLPDIPPACGIPNPVEHDYIYGGEGYERSYIEYLMTPHKEEGESYTYGERLTGAPITGDKLDWWQAQNKEIIDFREPDGKVVYEKDGRLYLNQIEWIIQTYKNFGHRNNQMVLQVAHPSDLTLLDPPCLRSIDTRIQDGTLHFFVYFRSWDLWGGLPANLAGIQNLKEYMATEIGVKDGEMVVESKGLHLYGYAEDLAKLRCLRD
- a CDS encoding RHS repeat-associated core domain-containing protein, translating into MSLHDHGGILLCQGYPPKKKVDYANGVTTEHTYDPDSTRLMAIQTSYGATDYQNYAYTYTDGGNIASITDNMRSHAYTYAYDDLHRLTSEASTTGSMAWTYDSIGNILTKSQDGSSMIYAYNSVTHKLDTVTAGGTVYNYSYDANGNITACPKLEGAGSISATLAIDYNADNMPTQVVKSVSGQPDVTTNFYYDGNGARVRKEVVGESTTFYAGSLYEVKDGVATKYIFGADRRIAKITDGEGVQYFSKDHLGSSTVVTDDSGAVVEQADYRPFGEDRFYTGSVATPTPYKYTDQELDESTGLYNYDARHYDPAIGRFISPDSLIPNLYDPQQLNPYAYCRNNPLRYTDPSGHFGFAGAGIGAAVGGFCGALSGIANGKSLSSKIAGGIVGGLVGFGVGAVTGTANPALSSMAASYYGGLAGRATTGFIDAAYDNNDETDPYAEAINQAGDLKAQAMDIGNGLASGGMTTAAKNACTSGTMTAAEAKLGEAIATTTVPATYNTVAATVNVGLESYDNSVASSTQKKDKNKPGDDQTATDQSHGNTTSTPSDTVNSVQGQGHKDKAGDSCGRSDDSDYTGSGNTGSSNESDDGAYTP